The Topomyia yanbarensis strain Yona2022 chromosome 3, ASM3024719v1, whole genome shotgun sequence nucleotide sequence aatgattggtggattattaacatgagaactaattaacctctagtagtagaatttggtgcaaataaaaactaaaaagagcgaaggtccttatatttagataactctattgaatatattgtggcttgatgatgtttacaataccgtcaatcccatcaacctgcgagagggatataatggagaaaaaatagttttgtaccTAAATTGtactccactaaggagaaatatactaccgttctacgcataattgtctcatgttactttttgatcattttcactttttttcatcaaacagtcctttttgaaatatattttcagaaaacacatccaaatcacacagtttgttcgaagacttcgtgaaaaaataccaagtctgtttgttccattgttggaattctacgcataattgtcccactaacgaaaatcccaaaaaaaagtgtacaataaaaaataattacgcAACGTTTAGTGTATAACGCTAGATGTCGGGCactgaaaaattgatttaaaattacAGGTTCATTAAAAAGAGATGGCCGCGGTAATACTAATTACAACAGTGACTGAGAACAATCCTGTAAAGCTCTTCATCACTATCGTCGCTTGCATAACATAGTGAATGCATCTAGGAtagtgagcctattttcgcaatgtttctattatcaccaaGAGGGTGACATGACGTCATATTATGGTAGTCAACATAAGAATTTTATTTGTAACAAAATTACCAAAATTTGTACTAAATAGGGACGGGGAGCACTTTAGTTGGCATCAAATCAGCGAAagtattcattgttttcttttgttaactgctactgctgcttgctgatgacatttcaagcgattttgacgttgtcaaactgacccccatcgatcggtggaaaaacgatgttgcctattgtcaaactctgtatgtagagatagggaagtcagatacactgaagttttttttatgcgggggatacgtaccgcataaaaaatccgcataactttgaaaatccgcataaattaaaaaccgcataactttgaaaatccacataaaaaaccgcataactttgaaaatccgcataaaaacacataaggtgtgaaatatttttcaatattaagagccatagtactcaaggaagagcaaggatttgaagtaagaaagtttagaaaagcgtggagtaaggtcatatgagcaagcttagagttttccggctacttaactctgtttcttctgcaacacaggagtcaggatctttcggcattaaatgcgaatcaccggAGTCTGTGAcatgtccagacaagcgtaaGGTCGCTTAATGATTGATATGAACGTACCCAATTCTAGACAATAAAGCTTAATGTGTTGCATCGTTTCCCTCCAGATtcccaaaacaatttttatcttcaatagcgtttttctcagttgccagttttgcaacatgggacaattgggcgtagaacggcagtatagtATGGTGAATAATTACTGGTTATGCACATGCGTTCACCTGTCGTCAATGATCACCTTAGTAACGGTTGGCGCCAACAAACATGCGTTCCGgttaaaaatcaattaaaataatatttttattttgtcaacTCCATTCGTAACATGGAACTCGAACTAACCCGTGTCGATTATACGACCGTCGGATTAACGGCACCCAATTGCCTTCAGCTGCTACCACCCTCGTCGGGAACCAATGATCCGCGAGGATCTACCAGGCAGCAGCAGAAAGCGGTCATTGGTGATCAGGATGGAGTGCTTCAATTGTTTTCTATGAAAAAAGATGAACTTCAGATTCACTTTAAAACGTTACCGAGCGATAAGATCGCATCGGTCAAACTCGGCGGTCAGATGGGGTCGATTGCGGATAAAATATTTACTGCCTCGGAGAATAAGGTTCGTGGCTTTAACAAAAAGGGGAAAATGTTTCTGGCATTTGAAACTAACCTGACGGAAACTATCCGCTCGATGTTCGTGAGCGGAAGTGATTTGTTGGTGTGCGGAAATCACGTGTACAATCACTATAAAGACTGCAAGGAGGTTGGGTCGTATCTGTGCGGTGATGCGATCGTAGACGTGGCCGGTCTCTGCCCGAATAATGTGAGTGACTCTAAATGTTTAAGTTGGTAAAGTAACACGCATACTAATTCCATGCAAATTTCAGACAAGTCGCCTTATTACGGTACTGGCATGCTCGGGGCGAGTCTTACGAATTCTGGAACACTCACGGGTGCGCCAAACACTGGAAGTAGACAGTGTACCGACTGTGTTACATGTACCCAAAGGTCTCGGCGATCGCATTCTGTGCGGATTCGGTGACGGAAAAGTGATTCTGTTTCACATTAATCTTCTGGTGAGTGAGGTAAAGCGGGAGATGTTGGTTGAAGATACGGAAAATCTTAGTGCGGTTACCTGCATCACGACGTACGATTTATCAGGAGATGGAAAGGATGAATTGATCGTTGGACGACGAGATGGAACGCTTCAAGTGTTTACAATGAATTCAGATGAATATCAGTTCGAAATGGAATGTACTCAGATATACCGCGAAAACTTCAACGAAAGTATCTCGTGTGTCCAAGGCGGCAGCGTAGGTGCTAACAATTACTCGGAAATTGTCGTGTGTACGTACTCAGGTCGAGTGTTTGGTCTGACAACCCAATGTATCAGCAAAAGCTTGAGCGATAGCAGTAAACGCAGTTCAGCCAATATGGCTCCAGGCAGCTCTACAAAACTACACAAACTACGGGCTGAAATCTACGAGCTTGAACAAGCGATCACTAGGGAACGCGAACGTTATCAGCAATCGACACAAGCTCTGTCTACAGGACTATCAGCGATCCCAATGCTGTCGGTTAACGACTCAATGCTCTTGTGCCAGGAGGATGCGACCTATGCGTTAACTATCGAAATCCCCACTCCGATCGAGCACGTGCTGTTGCAGTGCGACGCACCGATCAATCTGATCGATGTGGAGAAGAATTCTGCCGTTGTGAGCTTCAGCGAGTGCGATAAAATGGTaagatttaaaatgtaaaaaatattccTATGTTTGTGGTGTCAGATTTTGGCCGGAAAACATAAGACCGAAAAAAAATGATTAGAAAAGGTAGTTCAGTTAATACTGGGTCATTAGATCGAATGATCATTAGGCCGAATCGTCACTAGGCCACAACGCCGAATGGCCATTAGTCCCAAGGTCACACGCATTAACTCTCGATTCTTCTCTTGCTTCTAGTCTGCAAATATTACATCGCCATTTAGTTTTCATCCCAGAGCTGTTTAGTTTTTGATTCTATGAGCCAATGAtctcctgtttccgtgagtcatttagctctcagccttatcacgatctactcggatagttcaCGGTTCCTACTCCAACTGAGAGCCAATAAGCTCTCATTTTGGTCGCGATATAGTCGAATAGTCCAcggcggtgaatctaccctactgtgaattcccTGGCGGTAGATTTGATTCCAATATCGATGTtggtttccgtgagccatttagctccccgcttcgtcccgatctactcgatctagtcacCAGTGGTGGACCTATCCTACttaacgggccagccagtaggtgctgatgTCTATCCAGCGATTcagggtggagcgtagcttccggttcacttgCGCCCAAACGACCACCCGCTAGCTAGTCGACGCGATCTACTCGCTCTAATCCCCCACCGGTGAAACCTGACGTCCAGTGCACTGGTGACTTGATAACCCGAACCCGGTATTACGTCGCATATTACTCAAcgggtccccggcggtggacctagtctccaccgacggagagttccccggtggtgaaatttctcccgaaacccggtTTATAGTTTCACAGTGGCTTTCTAGTCGATGGCGCTACTTTATTGATCCCTTCACAACTTTCTCTGcggctcggagagtatactatAGTAACCATTCTGCTGACAGTATCCCAGATATGCATACCTTCGAACTTCTTCAATCTTAGGGCATTCGGAAACCACGTATTCCGGAGCGGCGATGCAGGTATTTCCGCAACCATCCGTACCCGGACAAAAgttgcgtcaaatggaagttcatctCGTCATGCTTTCCATGCACCCACATCAAGACATTTAGATCAGTCGGTGGGTTCACCTtactttctccgcgttgtcccacccTTGTTGCCACTTAGCCAATGAGTCCGCTCTGACCATTCTCCTTACATTTCGTGTATTCTGTACgcgctcgcgacacgaacagccattaggcgaaacgtgcttgtcaacttcttccggctccgctttgagttcagtgtAGCGGCctaggccggtacgccatagctcagtattgaggatgagatacccgccaggagacgtctcgtgctgcatctTGTTTCTCCGATGTTCGGCATGACTCTCGCCAATACGTTAGTTGCCTCGCTGCCTTCTCGCATGagtagtcgacatggctgttgtaatttaaccatCACACCTAGGCGCTTCAGCGCACTCATCGATGGTATTGAGTGTCCGCCGATGCTGATCACGACACGCTGAATTTTTTCGGTTACTGGCCAACACtatctccgtcttgtggtgagccagctgcaacttgacgtcagccatccaggtttccacgatgcctattgtctctgctgTTAACATCTCCACTTCCTCGAGAATCTCgtcggttatcgtcaggacaacgtcATTTGAACAGCCGACGATCTctactcccctgggcagttgcaGTGTGAACACttcgttgtacattatattccagacagggatgccacatgggaatctgtgtttcggtcaaaaaaaagaaagaaagaatttctgttaaaaatcacaatatttccaaaaatctgtggaaatctgtgaaattttcttcaaaatgccaaaaatctgtcatctatgaaaaagaatctgtgattaaaaattgtgcaaaaaatctgtgacattacagtaAAATCTGTGAATTTGGTAACCCtgattccagagcgttgggccgagtatagagccctgaggtactcccgccgtgacaCTAATTGACCGCTGCCCCATGTTCgtctcgtagaccagtactcggttctgaaagtaacttctcAAAACCTTGCACAAATAGTCCGGGActcgcattctgtgcagcgctactgCGGTAGTCATCCACCAACTGGCGCTGTTGAACGCGTTTTTCACGTAGATCGCGTAACTACTGCGCAATAGTGATTACCTCTTCTCTCTTGCTTCGATGCTTTCTCCGCTTTCGCGATAACTGTGCGTATGGCGTCtaccgtcgatatccctttccggaatccgaaTTGCCTCTGCGACGGTCCGTTCTCACCTTCAGCGTAGTTCGTCAATCTGTAGGCTGATAGGATAcggtggcttccctggtttttggcagcaacatcagcttgTGGATCCTCCATCTACccgggaagtagccttcgtccaggAATTTCTGTAtgtcagtgccacgttgggggtACTGTCCgttccgggagctttcttcactTTCAGCCCTTTCGCTACCAtgaggagctcgtcgttggagaccCAATTGCACCAACGCACGGTGTAGGCAGCCATGCGGTTAGGTCGTGCTTCGGTAAAAGACCTTCCACGATACTTTCTAATTTGTCAGTGCAGTCTTCAGCTGGCGTCGTTGGACGCCACAGTAAGCATTGCTCcagggttagcgtctacttctctgcacagctcatTGTAGTAGGTGTATTTACTAAGCATTACCTCGCGGTAAAAAACGACCCTAGCCGCCCGGAATGTCAACGTACattcttctctgactgcctcagaacTAGCTCTCTGAACGCATCTACTTGCAGGCAGCACGAAGGAGGCtcagcctttcgttccaccaatacaccggacgccggtagttcctcggctccattttcctcggcattggtACGTCATATACTCTCGCtaatgtttccgacagctcatcggcattcGAAATTGGAGCGAAGTTGCCAGCACGAAGCGCTTCCACAAAAAGATCCTTATCGAAAAATTTTTACTTTCCACTTTTCGCGTTACAATGCAATTTCGTCgtccaatggtgtagtggatcgcctGGTATTTGCTGTGTGGACTGCCAACTCGCCAATTGATGTTAGCCATCAGCAACGCACTGCAGCATGCTACgtcgataatggattcccggtcGTCTTCACAGAATGTGCAAGCGGAACCTTTGTTGCACAGCCTTACTGGACGCCAGGGTTTCCAGAATATAACCTCTTGCGGTGGTTAGTCTGCTGCTCCACTCCACGGCCAGAGCATTAAAATTTCCTCCTATAACAAGcggcgttcgtccgactaacgagtcggatAGTGCATCTAGTATCCGATTGAgctgctctggtgtccaccgttGGGGAGCGAAACAACAAATACGCCGTTGaacctggcgatcacgaagccttcgtggGTACTATCCACCACCTTTTGGACAGAAAACCGTTCACCACTTGGATTGCCGTCATCCCTGCATTATCTACCGCCCAGGTACCGTTGTCGGGAAGCACacgcacttcgtttctgttgttgactgccacaacagttgctgtgcaatgtcgcaatgattgagattaagctgcGTAATCTCCATTATCATTGACCTaatttcgcctttttgtactctggaCATAAGAGCCTTTCCGTCATGTGGTCCTTTCCGCCCTCTTTTGTAcagagcaagcacttcggttgcttttgcggtctctagcaatgtgtcccttctccccacattttctaCACAGATCAGATTTGTCCGGATCTCTACAGTTTCTTGTCTGATGGCCGAAACCCAGGCACCTGAAATACCTCTCCGTTTATTTAGTGGTTCTAGAAATCAATCGTAAAGAGCAATCGTAATACTATACGCCTTCCTCCACCTGATTAACATCTGCTCTTTCTCAAGGTTACATTGCTCTATTGACGTGCTCCTCACTTTGTCTTGCGTTGTGATCGcgtccagattcctgcactcgaccacCGATTCTTGAAATAAAGCTCTTAATCAATAGAcctttcttcagctcgaagcATCTCACCTTTCTTTATTGCGCTTGGTTCATACTACGTTCTTCTCTCGTTCTTTAAAAAatcgcagcgtacgtcacgTTTGCTTTGATGACTAGAGTGTCTCCCCTATATCTCTCTTCTGGTGCGACGGTCTTGGTCCTTCTTCACGTTGATATCGTTGGCAGACGCGTACAGGAAATGCATGTCTATGGAGAGGGTTTCGGTACAAGCAGTATACTGCCTAtttcgcaagtcagtcccacgTAGGAAGGGAATCCCATTGAACATGAGACAGATTTatgattatgggcagtatatgagtagtaaaatttgaaaagatgCTACATCTATTATTACTTATTCCAGAGCGGCAATAGTCTACTGGCTAGTTATCGTTGTCAGTCCAATACCAACCGGGTTGATCTGAAGTTCCGCACAGTCGAAGGACAGTGTGGTACTCTGCAGGTATACGTTACACCGAACCTACAACCGAAGTGTTGTCAGCTCAAACGGTACCCCATCAAACCACTTTCGCTGCACATGATTGTTCACAGCTTATCGGATGATGTGAAAGCTCGACCGATGGCGGTTCTTACACTGAAGGGAGCCTTTAGTCAAGCTGAGATGCACAACTGGCTGATGAACACCATTCCGGAGATACCAGAAAAGACCTACGAGAACGACAAGATACGATTGATATTTCGACACGTGTTTGTCGGCACAGTGCTCATCTGTGAGTACGGTAAGGCGGAGGCCGACTTTAGAAGTGACAACATTTCAACAATCTCGATTCTCAAAGATTTTATTACCAAGGAAGCGACTAAAAAACGGATCAAACTTGAAATCATTACCAGTGGGTGAACATATGTTTCTACATTGTCCGATAATAattatggtttttttttgcagatgTAAACGAACAAACCATACCAGGATTAATAAAACTTATCGAACCCAAGATTCTGCACTACAACAAACTGACCAAAGACTACCAAATATTGCAAGCTCTCATCGACTTAGACATACGCAATGACGAAGAATTAAGCACACTTTCGGAAGAGTaccaaaatttgttgaagaACCAACGACAAATAGAGATAGAgttcaaaaaacaaccaaccatATTGAATCGAATCTACGGAATTCTGACCGATCTCTACATCGACAAGTTCAAATTCAAAGGGGTCAACGTGAAAACAAAACTTCCGCAACTGATAGATTTACTCGGGAACTATAACTTTGATGAACTGGTGCAATTTTTCAGTGTTATTAAAGCTGTTGATGATGAATATTAGAATCTGTAGTATTCTGAACCTTCGGGATCAATCCCAGAAGATGAGCGAATGGTAATAAAGAAAATGTTGGATCGAAAAGCAAACAAGGATTCGAAGGAATCAACCTGCGTGTTTATTTCAGGACTCGTGGAAACCATTATGTACCAGAGCTGGGGCGCATGTTGCAATAGTTCTAGACTTGTTTTATGTTGTTTATTCAAATGGCATACTTACTCGTGTAAGTAACCTTAAATCATTCAACAAATTCTATAAACCATTACCTATAACTTTAAAATTATGATCATCGATCCTTAAAATAATTAACGGAACGAAAATTTTTTTAGATCACTACACGTGATCAACCAGACAATTACAAATCAATACAGTTAACAAACTTAGCTTACCTTCGAGGGAAAGTTCGGATACAAAACGGAAACAGAATCCTTTGAACGGATGGGTAGTCGTTCACTCTTTCGTTCTAAACACAACACACCAATTGCCTTGATCGTAATAGCTCTCCTCGATACTTATTCCTTCCACTGCCCGGCACAGGTCGTCTAGCTCATGTTTCTCGAATACGTGATAATATCGCAGGAAAGTCGCCTTCTTTTCTTGCTCCTCGTTTCGCAGCTTCCATGGAACCAGCAGATCCTGATGTTGAAACTGTGTTCTGTTAGTGTGAATTGGAAGCATCGAATCGAGTAAATAATTCACAGCCGGTATCGTTTCTTGCGGCGAATCACCCTCCGATCCGGACGGTTTATTGTTATGCTTATTCTGTCGTAGATAGCTAGACTTTTTTGCGTTCGCTTCCTGATTTTTGGCCCACACATAAACCAAAGCACGTCCACCGGGTCGAAGCACTCGAGCCATTTCGGAGATGGCTTGCCTGCGGCGTTCCTCTGTGGCTAGATGGTGAATAACGGCAATACAGATGCAAGCATCCGCAGAAGCAGAACGAAATGGAAGTGCGAGACAATCACACTGCAATACATTAAGACCTCGGCCGGTGCATACTTTAAGCAGTTCATCGCTGCGGTCGCAACCGAGGGCGGCACTTTGTGGATTCAAAGCGAGATACTTTCCGTTGCCACAACCAATATCAATTAGAACAGAACCTGTAGGTAGGGAACGAAGAAATGTCTCAACCCTTGGCCATGGTGAGTGTCTAGTTTCGCTGAAATGTTTAGCGATTTCGTTGTACACTTTGTGAACATTTTCCAGCTCTAACTTGGCAGCATTCTCCCGCAAGTGCTTAGATCGAATCTCACATCGTTTTTTGTAAGAGTCGCATAAAGAGTGAAACTGACACTGGCACGGTTCATCTCGCAATTTCCGGAAGGTAAAAGACGTACGCAACCCCCGTTTCCTGACTGTtaaactattgttcatttgaacGACATCCATCTTCCTAGGGGTTATACCGTGAGTCCAACCATACCGGCTTTCACCGGACATAATCAGTAGTGATCTGGGAGGTAAATCAACGGTCAAATGGTTTCCTTTTGTATCACGAAAGTCCATAGAGATGTCAGCCCCTAGCGAAAGAGATATAATCGGATCCTGGAAAGCACTGTGGGTATCAACGTGAGGCGGGATTCCTTGACCTGGTTCATATCGGTTAACTGTCAGCTGATCTGGAACATGCCATCCAAGCTCTGGATggcttttttgcaatttgtccCAAAGTTGATTACAAACCAAAGGAATTGATTGCTCCAAAGGTTTGCTTTTGTCCACATTGTTACTCCCATACAAAAACTCATACCCAAAGTGTTTAACACGTCGATGCTTCAGATTGCCCTCCAGTTCCTTCTCATCATTCGAATCAATTATCTGAATCAACTCCAGTTccagtttttcatcaataaaatCCGGCAAAAGTATTAGTCCAGGTGGTAACCCTCTTGTGCACAGTTGCGCATCACGAGATTTTGTGGTCGGCGGTTTCAAGCAATATGCCATTAAAAGAACACAATCATCTTGTCCCAGTGGAGCTTTTCCATTCATAGCTGTTAATGCCGCTTGAGCCATTTGTGATGAGTAGAACCTTAAATAACAGTAGGATTTTCCAGCTGGAAGCTCGACATCCTTCAGTGAAACTCCGTAGCGTAGTACTGCATCAACGAGGACTTCCTGTCGTAAACCTGTAGCAATGCCTGCATTACAGACAATAACGTTCTGGAAAGGTACCATACTATAAATCATGGCAAATAATATTATTTCAAATCCAATGACCAACCTCAGTCGGTGGACCGCTGAACTCAAGGCccgtttcacgaaaaattatctgTTGACAccgtttgatttttttaattatcttcttTTCAGCATTTTTCGAGAGCGTCATTCTTGCAATCAGTTTTCAGTAATATTCAAATAGTTATTGTTtcacatatttaaaatatttcatcgtgttcaataaaattacaaatttatAAACAACTCTGACATATTCAGGGTGGCCACTGACGTATTTACATTTACGAATTCTACACCGAggaaaaaatacttttaaaacACACTATAATCCAACCAAAAGttgttcagcaatttctttCAACGACTTGCACAGTAATGTGATATTTTTACGACGgtgtcagcaaattgtttaaaaaattgcggtaaAGCTTCCActttagcgattttcagtaatttttcgaataattgcTGAAACCCgtaatatttttcactgaatttatcagcaattcgacacagatttttcattagggcctaaatcgcaatgtactcaaatggagaaaaataagtttcaatattcggcgatgcttttctaaatgtagcttttattgtaggtatgaattactttatgaccatgtttttcctGAAGCATCTTTGgtaccttatgacaatataacaaataatttaattcctatgtgcttttagtggttAGAAACTATAagaatgcttacgcccaatttgcattccagtcatgatttcgcccttcagcaccCACTATTTGCGAAAGGGtgaacataattttcagaagggcggtaaatgggctaaactgactctgtcttgctagGTAGGGCTGgctaaatgggcgagcttgacagtatattttttaatagggctcagcaaatgggcgcatagaaaccccaTGTAAATGCAAGGGCGCGTGCaatttttcttaaaatttcatgaaaatatcgaaat carries:
- the LOC131690792 gene encoding alkylated DNA repair protein alkB homolog 8, whose translation is MTLSKNAEKKIIKKIKRCQQIIFRETGLEFSGPPTENVIVCNAGIATGLRQEVLVDAVLRYGVSLKDVELPAGKSYCYLRFYSSQMAQAALTAMNGKAPLGQDDCVLLMAYCLKPPTTKSRDAQLCTRGLPPGLILLPDFIDEKLELELIQIIDSNDEKELEGNLKHRRVKHFGYEFLYGSNNVDKSKPLEQSIPLVCNQLWDKLQKSHPELGWHVPDQLTVNRYEPGQGIPPHVDTHSAFQDPIISLSLGADISMDFRDTKGNHLTVDLPPRSLLIMSGESRYGWTHGITPRKMDVVQMNNSLTVRKRGLRTSFTFRKLRDEPCQCQFHSLCDSYKKRCEIRSKHLRENAAKLELENVHKVYNEIAKHFSETRHSPWPRVETFLRSLPTGSVLIDIGCGNGKYLALNPQSAALGCDRSDELLKVCTGRGLNVLQCDCLALPFRSASADACICIAVIHHLATEERRRQAISEMARVLRPGGRALVYVWAKNQEANAKKSSYLRQNKHNNKPSGSEGDSPQETIPAVNYLLDSMLPIHTNRTQFQHQDLLVPWKLRNEEQEKKATFLRYYHVFEKHELDDLCRAVEGISIEESYYDQGNWCVVFRTKE
- the LOC131690791 gene encoding Bardet-Biedl syndrome 7 protein-like yields the protein MELELTRVDYTTVGLTAPNCLQLLPPSSGTNDPRGSTRQQQKAVIGDQDGVLQLFSMKKDELQIHFKTLPSDKIASVKLGGQMGSIADKIFTASENKVRGFNKKGKMFLAFETNLTETIRSMFVSGSDLLVCGNHVYNHYKDCKEVGSYLCGDAIVDVAGLCPNNTSRLITVLACSGRVLRILEHSRVRQTLEVDSVPTVLHVPKGLGDRILCGFGDGKVILFHINLLVSEVKREMLVEDTENLSAVTCITTYDLSGDGKDELIVGRRDGTLQVFTMNSDEYQFEMECTQIYRENFNESISCVQGGSVGANNYSEIVVCTYSGRVFGLTTQCISKSLSDSSKRSSANMAPGSSTKLHKLRAEIYELEQAITRERERYQQSTQALSTGLSAIPMLSVNDSMLLCQEDATYALTIEIPTPIEHVLLQCDAPINLIDVEKNSAVVSFSECDKMSGNSLLASYRCQSNTNRVDLKFRTVEGQCGTLQVYVTPNLQPKCCQLKRYPIKPLSLHMIVHSLSDDVKARPMAVLTLKGAFSQAEMHNWLMNTIPEIPEKTYENDKIRLIFRHVFVGTVLICEYGKAEADFRSDNISTISILKDFITKEATKKRIKLEIITNVNEQTIPGLIKLIEPKILHYNKLTKDYQILQALIDLDIRNDEELSTLSEEYQNLLKNQRQIEIEFKKQPTILNRIYGILTDLYIDKFKFKGVNVKTKLPQLIDLLGNYNFDELVQFFSVIKAVDDEY